The following proteins are encoded in a genomic region of Hippocampus zosterae strain Florida chromosome 2, ASM2543408v3, whole genome shotgun sequence:
- the LOC127595911 gene encoding uncharacterized protein LOC127595911, whose translation MYHRTITEVADLKKSYQWLERAGLKDSTEALILAAQEQALSSRAIEAQIYHTRQDPRCRLCKEAPETIQHITAGCKMLAGKAYMERHNQVAGIVYRNICAEYGLETPRSKWETPPKVVENDSAKILWDFQIQTDKMVMANQPDIVIIDKGQRRAVVVDVVVPRDGNIRKKEHEKLEKYQGLREELERAWKVKVTVVLVVVGALGAVTPKLDEWLQQIPGTTSDISVQKCAVLGTARILRRTLKLPGLW comes from the coding sequence atgtaccaccggaccataactgaagtggctgatctcaagaagtcctatcagtggctagagagggctggcctgaaggacagcacagaggcactcatcctggctgctcaggagcaggccttgagcagcagagccatcgaggcccagatataccacaccagacaagacccaaggtgtaggttgtgcaaagaggcacctgagacgatccaacacataactgcagggtgtaagatgttggcagggaaagcctacatggaacgccataaccaggtggctggcatagtctaccgaaacatctgtgcggagtatggactggaaaccccaaggtcaaaatgggaaacacctccgaaggtggtggagaatgacagcgcgaagatcctgtgggacttccagatccagactgacaagatggtaatggcgaaccaaccagatatcgtgatcatagataaagggcagaggagagccgttgtagtggatgtagtagTCCCAagagatggaaacatcaggaagaaggaacatgagaaactcgagaaataccaagggctcagagaggagctggagagagcctggaaggtaaaggtgacagtcgtgcttgtggtggtcggagcactcggggcagtgacccccaaactagatgagtggttgcaacagatcccgggaacaacatcggacatctcagtccagaaatgtgcagtgctgggaacagcaaggatactgcgcagaaccctcaagcttcctggcctctggtag